A window of the Lolium perenne isolate Kyuss_39 chromosome 7, Kyuss_2.0, whole genome shotgun sequence genome harbors these coding sequences:
- the LOC139833632 gene encoding uncharacterized protein — MSQGLYTGRKYIGWSAKRWERGDHVLPGIWSNSRRASTYKVATGVHTRVEANNDKQHQGEGEALQGYTGDGFPGRRGWRPGQNLERMEAKQEAFASSGLAATRSAVEEEVRGRGARGGPRRAGRWGSRGTSGWRRSRGGRRRRCCCTAGRRPEPGRGRVDAQPPREAEHEAGTRGRCRRAAARGSWRQPVREDGEEQRRPGWRCGLSSWRRWRRARLRSGARKRAGLGVGPERVREERVCERWWEDLRKKKKREEGVFAKWLGAAAGGGNRRWPGRLLGFLAGVGLGRKLGRRLGNMAWPVGWLVSPFFYLKLFSFILFFLFSNKPV; from the coding sequence ATGAGCCAAGGGCTCTACACGGGCAGAAAATATATTGGTTGGTCAGCAAAAAGATGGGAGCGAGGAGACCACGTCCTGCCAGGCATATGGTCGAACAGCAGACGGGCAAGCACATACAAAGTTGCTACTGGCGTGCACACGCGTGTGGAGGCCAACAATGACAAGCAGCATCAAGGTGAGGGCGAGGCGCTGCAAGGGTACACTGGCGACGGCTTCCCTGGTCGACGAGGATGGAGGCCGGGGCAGAACTTGGAGAGGATGGAGGCGAAGCAGGAGGCGTTCGCGAGCTCAGGGTTGGCTGCAACACGTTccgcggtggaggaggaggtgcggGGTCGAGGTGCGCGCGGTGGCCCGCGTCGTGCGGGACGATGGGGTAGCAGGGGCACCTCCGGCTGGAGAAGAAGCAGAGGAGGGCGCCGGCGTCGGTGTTGCTGTACTGCGGGGCGGCGGCCGGAGCCGGGAAGAGGGCGCGTGGATGCGCAGCCGCCGCGGGAAGCAGAGCACGAGGCGGGGACGCGCGGTCGATGCAGAAGAGCAGCAGCGCGGGGCTCGTGGCGGCAGCCGGTGCGGGAGGATGGAGAGGAGCAGAGGCGGCCGGGGTGGCGTTGCGGCTTGAGCTcgtggaggcgatggcgtcgcgCGCGGCTGCGCTCGGGCGCGAGGAAGCGAGCGGGGCTCGGGGTCGGGCCAGAACGCGTGCGGGAGGAGAGAGTGTGTGAGAGATGGTGGGAGGACCTgaggaaaaaaaagaaaagggAAGAGGGGGTTTTTGCAAAATGGCTAGGGGCGGCGGCGGGGGGTGGGAATAGAAGATGGCCAGGGAGGCTCCTAGGGTTTTTGGCCGGGGTGGGCCTTGGCCGGAAGTTGGGCCGCCGGCTGGGTAACATGGCCTGGCCGGTTGGCTGGCTGGTTTCCCCTTTTTTTTATTTAAAACTGTTTTCTTTTATCTTATTTTTCCTGTTTAGTAATAAACCAGTTTAG